The Ptiloglossa arizonensis isolate GNS036 chromosome 13, iyPtiAriz1_principal, whole genome shotgun sequence genome window below encodes:
- the Pot gene encoding zona pellucida domain protein papillote produces MLPKLLVLLCTALPLVLSQSNYASQGNSIEYQPGLPPSTVLDGKVTKLDDISSMIFLNRTKAYLNCSQGSMHVELKFEEPFYGVAYADFDRNSACIFKGRGATSAKLELPLKGCGTRQDPQRVFTNNVVVRFHPGLEMDGDEVITIVCRYPPPMAPAPPAPPASILATATPAPLPEPPLKGFQILLIICAILFLSLLLLGLGCSYMCLKRRNVRVIHRHPFGSGSGSEITKLSTSSLSNITMFEGLKIPRAHALLQPPPSTTGSDANLMIDHSLPSDYPSESSEVDEEPSLPVSSAGSYDNKAFVHHESHQRQEMRTTSSLYSETVAAEVETSSMTAANASRTAIPRHMVAVPIEPKFDVQMRVKRAPPPPPSPLPSESDVASVALERNLTTILEKEESSLTRCLESPPTRMTTFSYVPELHGPPGGASSTSTISRQQTPPVYSRILRKQAERETTTTTTTTATTTSTSLVQERIPSPSPVEQAPLQHHEIRRPRSLTSLNTELTETRSLTEVTDHTHAKYRVASILAPTPPPPPPIVPTATATHTAVQHREHRLFREEVTEPLVEPQVVAPRRPEITTHEVDDVFLKTVTEKKTIEDVERHRRQVTEYRARPQPPPDPKWDVTIRNYPQENLPPPPPEWENFSDVSSTSNLTITNEPTGHEADPPIDEEPDINIEPTYTARAEIPCRPPPSTRRSIDETDADWFTRLSRVLDPRYTNELTEVERTRWREIITTDSTLRTLLTEAVVKEDYELIRKDARYTNLFPPAKWDVIIRILGPPSAQAGSTSSSNHGKNHGQRYKRSKSSEWDTRSRRSSLPTLYEYESDGGSSARTQGHRLQISQSATGMGQPSRLRRLGSSHRGAVGSSEVDVRSMSEMTVRDFARVDRDDLTSLSSFEGADSLVRSLSQPSLARSGSEFTEHWGIPSGMMDLPPWAAEDAEEGTSSVETTPRVVRRNDRLEVLTSFDDRIQVPGSSTTKSSRYMERELSSVRVSESQRTSNWFHDDSEPEMQI; encoded by the exons ATGCTGCCGAAGTTGTTGGTCCTGCTCTGTACAGCACTCCCGTTGGTGCTGTCACAGAGCAATTATGCGTCGCAGGGCAACAGCATCGAGTATCAGCCCGGTTTGCCACCGAGCACTGTTCTCGACGGCAAGGTGACCAAACTGGACGACATCTCGTCGATGATATTTCTGAACCGCACGAAGGCGTATCTGAATTGCAGTCAGGGTAGCATGCACGTCGAGTTGAAGTTCGAGGAACCATTTTACGGAGTCGCCTACGCCGATTTCGATCGTAACAGCGCCTGCATATTCAAAGGACGCGGAGCGACCAGTGCTAAGTTGGAACTACCTCTAAAAG GTTGTGGCACGAGGCAGGATCCTCAACGCGTGTTCACCAATAATGTTGTAGTTCGCTTTCACCCAGGTCTTGAAATGGACGGCGATGAAGTTATCACGATAGTTTGCAGATATCCTCCGCCTATGGCGCCCGCGCCACCTGCACCTCCTGCTAGCAT CTTGGCTACCGCGACACCGGCACCACTGCCCGAACCTCCGCTGAAAGGATTTCAGATCCTCCTTATTATTTGCGCGATCCTGTTCCTGTCGTTGCTCCTGCTGGGTTTAGGTTGTTCTTACATGTGCCTGAAGCGCAGAAACGTTCGTGTGATACATCGCCATCCGTTTGGAAGTGGTTCGGGCTCCGAGATAACGAAACTTTCCACATCGTCTTTGAGCAATATCACCATGTTCGAGGGTCTGAAGATACCTCGTGCCCATGCACTTTTGCAGCCACCTCCGTCCACTACCGGAAGTGATGCCAATTTGATGATCGACCACTCGTTGCCGAGCGACTATCCAAGCGAGAGCTCCGAG GTGGACGAGGAGCCTTCTCTGCCGGTCTCTTCGGCTGGCTCGTACGACAACAAGGCATTTGTTCATCACGAGAGCCATCAGCGTCAAGAAATGCGTACCACCAGTTCCCTGTATTCGGAAACAGTTGCCGCTGAAGTGGAAACGTCATCGATGACGGCAGCGAACGCTTCTAGAACCGCGATACCCCGTCACATGGTTGCAGTGCCTATCGAGCCAAAGTTCGACGTGCAAATGCGAGTGAAGAGAGCCCCGCCGCCTCCACCCAGTCCTTTGCCGTCCGAATCCGACGTGGCAAGCGTCGCCCTGGAGAGAAACCTAACCACGATCCTGGAAAAAGAAGAGTCCAGTCTCACACGTTGTCTGGAGAGTCCACCGACGAGAATGACCACCTTCTCCTACGTCCCGGAACTTCACGGGCCTCCAGGAGGAGCCTCGTCCACTTCGACGATTTCTCGACAGCAAACGCCACCCGTCTACTCGAGAATTCTCAGGAAACAGGCTGAAagagagacgacgacgacgacgacgacgacggcgacgacgacgagcacCAGTCTCGTCCAAGAACGAATTCCCTCGCCTTCACCGGTCGAACAAGCTCCTCTTCAACACCACGAGATTCGTAGACCAAGATCCTTGACTTCCTTGAACACCGAACTGACGGAAACACGTTCCCTTACAGAGGTGACCGACCACACCCATGCCAAGTACAGAGTGGCCAGTATCCTAGCACCGACACCACCACCGCCTCCACCGATCGTACCAACGGCTACAGCGACCCATACAGCCGTACAACACCGTGAACATCGTCTGTTCCGCGAAGAAGTAACGGAACCATTGGTCGAACCACAAGTAGTCGCCCCAAGACGTCCCGAGATCACGACTCACGAGGTAGACGATGTATTCTTGAAAACAGTGACGGAGAAAAAGACGATCGAAGACGTGGAGCGTCACCGTCGTCAAGTAACCGAATACAGAGCCAGACCTCAACCACCGCCCGATCCCAAATGGGACGTGACCATCAGGAACTATCCTCAAGAGAAtctgccaccgccaccaccagaGTGGGAGAACTTCTCCGACGTTAGCTCCACTTCGAATTTGACCatcacgaacgaaccaacgggaCACGAGGCAGACCCGCCAATCGACGAGGAACCAGACATCAACATAGAGCCCACGTACACCGCACGCGCCGAAATACCCTGCAGACCACCTCCGTCCACTCGTCGCTCGATCGATGAAACAGACGCGGATTGGTTCACCAGATTGTCACGAGTTCTAGATCCTCGTTACACCAACGAGTTGACCGAAGTAGAACGCACCAGATGGCGCGAGATAATTACAACCGACAGCACACTGAGGACACTGTTGACCGAGGCTGTTGTTAAAGAGGACTACGAGCTTATACGCAAAGACGCGAGATATACGAATTTGTTTCCACCAGCGAAGTGGGACGTGATCATACGAATCCTGGGCCCTCCTTCCGCGCAAGCGGGATCCACATCCTCCTCGAATCATGGGAAGAACCACGGGCAGAGATACAAGAGGTCCAAGTCCTCCGAGTGGGACACTAGGTCCAGGAGATCTTCGCTGCCGACTTTGTACGAGTACGAGAGCGACGGGGGCAGCTCTGCTCGCACTCAGGGACACAGGCTTCAAATATCCCAGTCTGCCACCGGAATGGGTCAGCCGAGCCGTTTGCGTAGATTGGGTTCGAGTCACAGAGGCGCGGTCGGTAGCAGCGAAGTGGACGTCAGGTCGATGTCCGAAATGACGGTTCGAGACTTCGCCAGGGTGGATCGGGACGATCTGACAAGTTTGAGTTCGTTCGAAGGCGCCGATTCTTTGGTGAGGTCTCTCAGCCAGCCTAGCTTGGCCAGAAGCGGTTCCGAATTCACCGAACACTGGGGCATACCCTCGGGAATGATGGATCTTCCACCGTGGGCGGCCGAGGACGCAGAAGAGGGGACCAGTTCCGTGGAAACAACACCCAGGGTCGTCAGACGGAACGATCGTTTGGAAGTTCTTACCTCGTTCGACGATCGCATACAAGTGCCTGGATCCTCGACGACCAAATCGAGTCGTTACATGGAGAGAGAACTGAGCAGCGTACGCGTGTCCGAAAGCCAACGAACCTCGAACTGGTTCCACGACGATTCCGAGCCCGAGATGCAAATCTGA
- the LOC143153708 gene encoding S-formylglutathione hydrolase-like: MEAVREKRAAIKGEIIGLHKAGYPSTNIAQIVKCCERTVRKYVQRYRKKGEEGLLDRRGYNSGRLRKTTAEEDRAIVRQMNQNPSQSALNVAVNLDLSVCANMVRSLREAGLHCHRLARKLALVRKKSFMVTVHNCSGHKNTQHSLKMTDINEISCSKVFGGWQKVYFHESSELQCKMNFGIFLPPQIEKGSVPVIYWLSGLTCTEANFIQKAGAQKYASEHGIALVAPDTSPRNLNIPGEDDDWDFGSGAGFYVDATIEPWKKNYRMYSYITKELPALINDKFPVLPHKQSIMGHSMGGHGALICALKNPGLYETVSAFAPISNPILCPWGQKAFAGYFGGTETNAEWKEWDATELAKKYNGFPLSILIDQGKEDKFLKDGQLLPQNFLTVAKDAKLSLTLRFQEGYDHSYFFISTFIEDHIKHHIKYLKS; the protein is encoded by the exons ATGGAAGCAGTTCGAGAAAAACGCGCTGCAATAAAAGGTGAAATAATAGGACTCCATAAAGCTGGTTATCCTAGTACAAATATTGCACAAATTGTTAAGTGTTGCGAGCGGACTGTGAGGAAATATGTTCAAAGATATCGTAAAAAGGGTGAAGAAGGACTTCTTGATAGGCGTGGTTATAATAGCGGGAGACTACGTAAAACTACAGCCGAAGAAGATCGTGCTATTGTGCGGCAAATGAACCAGAATCCCTCTCAAAGTGCGTTAAACGTGGCTGTAAATCTGGATTTATCAGTATGCGCAAATATGGTGCGCAGTCTACGAGAGGCTGGATTACACTGTCATCGACTTGCACGCAAGCTTGCGTTAGTACGGAAGAAATCGTTTATGGTAACTGTACATAATTGTAGTGGACACAAG AACACACAACATTCTTTAAAAATGACTGATATCAATGAAATATCGTGTAGTAAAGTCTTTGGAGGATGGCAAAAAGTCTATTTTCATGAAAG TTCTGAACTACAGTGTAAAATGAATTTTGGAATTTTCCTTCCGCCGCAAATTGAGAAAGGATCTGTACCAGTCATTTATTGGTTATCCGGTCTGACGTGTACGGAAGCAAATTTTATTCAGAAAGCAGGGGCACAAAAATATGCTTCCGAACATGGAATAGCTTTAGTCGCACCCGATACAAGTCCTCGTAACCTTAATATACCTGGGGAAGATGACGATTGGGATTTTGGATCTGGTGCTGGTTTTTATGTTGATGCAACAATCGAACcatggaaaaaaaattatagaatGTACAGCTACATTACTAAGGAATTACCAGCTTTAATTAATGACAAATTTCCAGTCTTACCTCATAAGCAGTCCATAATGGGCCACAg CATGGGCGGGCACGGAGCTCTGATATGTGCTTTAAAAAACCCTGGATTATACGAAACAGTTTCTGCTTTTGCACCTATAAGTAATCCAATTTTGTGCCCGTGGGGCCAAAAAGCTTTTGCTGGTTATTTTGGTGGAACAGAGACCAATGCCGAGTGGAAAGAGTGGGACGCTACAGAATTGGCTAAAAAATATAATGGATTCCCAttgagtattttaattgatcag GGAAAGgaagataaatttttaaaagatgGACAATTACTACCACAAAATTTCTTAACAGTTGCAAAAGATGCTAAATTATCCTTAACTCTTAGATTTCAAGAAGGCTATGATCATAGTTACTTCTTCATATCTACATTTATTGAAGATCATATTAAGCATCATATAAAATACCTTAAAAGTTAG
- the LOC143153935 gene encoding peptidyl-prolyl cis-trans isomerase NIMA-interacting 1 isoform X1: MADEELPAGWEKRLSRSTGQHYYLNIYTKESQWDRPDKPADPSGNNKGDGPEEVQCSHLLVKHSGSRRPSSWREETITRSKEEALELIKSYREQIVSGKATFAELASKYSDCSSAKRGGDLGPFSRGAMQKPFEQAAFALKVGELSSPVHTDSGIHIIQRTA, translated from the exons ATGGCGGACGAAGAACTACCAGCGGGTTGGGAAAAACGTTTAAGCAGATCTACCG ggcaacattattatttaaatatttatactaaGGAAAGTCAGTGGGATAGACCAGATAAACCCGCCGATCCATCTGGAAATAATAAAGGAGATGGCCCAGAAGAAGTTCAATGTTCTCATTTGTTGGTAAAACATTCGGGTTCTCGACGGCCATCTTCTTGGCGAGAAGAAACTATTACAAGATCAAAGGAAGAAGCTCTTGAACTTATTAAAT CTTACAGAGAACAAATTGTATCTGGAAAAGCGACATTTGCTGAACTTGCTTCAAAGTACAGCGATTGTAGTTCAGCTAAGCGAGGTGGAGACTTGGGACCATTTAGTCGAGGCGCGATGCAAAAGCCTTTCGAACAAGCAGCATTCGCCCTCAAAGTTGGCGAATTGTCTTCACCTGTGCATACAGATAGTGGTATTCATATTATCCAGCGAACAGCATAA
- the LOC143153935 gene encoding peptidyl-prolyl cis-trans isomerase NIMA-interacting 1 isoform X2, with protein MADEELPAGWEKRLSRSTGQHYYLNIYTKESQWDRPDKPADPSSWREETITRSKEEALELIKSYREQIVSGKATFAELASKYSDCSSAKRGGDLGPFSRGAMQKPFEQAAFALKVGELSSPVHTDSGIHIIQRTA; from the exons ATGGCGGACGAAGAACTACCAGCGGGTTGGGAAAAACGTTTAAGCAGATCTACCG ggcaacattattatttaaatatttatactaaGGAAAGTCAGTGGGATAGACCAGATAAACCCGCCGAT CCATCTTCTTGGCGAGAAGAAACTATTACAAGATCAAAGGAAGAAGCTCTTGAACTTATTAAAT CTTACAGAGAACAAATTGTATCTGGAAAAGCGACATTTGCTGAACTTGCTTCAAAGTACAGCGATTGTAGTTCAGCTAAGCGAGGTGGAGACTTGGGACCATTTAGTCGAGGCGCGATGCAAAAGCCTTTCGAACAAGCAGCATTCGCCCTCAAAGTTGGCGAATTGTCTTCACCTGTGCATACAGATAGTGGTATTCATATTATCCAGCGAACAGCATAA